atatcacGGGAATCATTCTCCTTTTTCAGATCCAAGGCTGTGACTGTGGAAACATTCGCACATTTGGCTTAAAAGATGACGCGAGTGACCATGATTATTCTGTTGTTTCAGCTCTGAACCGACCAATGATTGTACCAAACAGAGAAGTTATGTAAAGAAAAAGACCGAATGGTCGACATTTATtgtgagtggaaaaacaaaagaaaaacattttactgtaatgtGAATATGCTACTGCTTCCACAGTAAGACAAACGCAAATGCGTCAAATACATTTCATCCTCTCAGGACGCTGTCTGGAGTTGTCGGACACTAAATAGCTCCTGAATCTGCAGAATTTGTATTCGGTGTTGGTCTCCAGAGGCTTGTTTATGTCTAAGCCGACTCCACCACAGAGAGTCACCAGAGCCCTCACCTGATTACTCTTTACAGAAACCTGCTTGTGAGCTATTCAGACACATCAAATATTGAAAGCCCGGAGTTTCCGTTTCACACACGGCGAGGGAGGGGGAGATGgcacagaggcagacagaaggGGAGGAAGACACGCGGGAGGAGCGGAGGGGAAAAAGTCAAAGAACGGTGGGattaagagaaaacaaaaaaaaacatccggCACCCTGGGAGGGGGACACATGAGCAgcgatggagggagagagggaggaacagGGAGAGAGCACCCGAAGGTAAGGCAAGGACAGTCTGAATGTTTTGCGCCTAATCGGGCGCTCGTCTTGAGTGTAACTGTAGAGGCCGCGCTGGTGTAATCAGCCGGAGATTGATTGGCTGATAACCTTTTCGTCAGGCGGTTAGGAGGGCATGTTTTTTAattctgctgcttctctctcgAACCTCAGTGTGACGACTTCTACCCAGGCTGATGCTCCGACACTGAACGGCAGCGAGGACAGCGAAGGGTCCCAAAACCTCCAGGAACCGGAGGAGGACAGCAAGGGCGACAGCGGGGCCGGTGATGGAGAGGTGGAGGCCAGTCAGGTCAGGTTTGACAGAgaacaaaatgtacatttcttacCCTCAGAGTTAGTTTCTGGTCATTAGGGGGACCATCTCCACTTTTTGCTCAAGATGTTGGTGTGTACCCTGGTTGCGTGTGATTGATGAAGGTCGGGGAGTATCTGTGTATCGGCGATGAAGAGACCCCCGTGAAGGAGACTCTGGtagccacaaacacacaggacaaTGCTGACTGCCTCCCCCTGCCCCCCCTGACACCACAGGACGAGCTGGCCCCCCCTTCAGTGTCACCTCATCCCTCCAGCGCACAGAGTAGGTCACatgcactcgcacacacacgaATGACTGACATGTGGGACCTGTGGGGCCTTGGTTGGTGAAAAGGAAAACAGTAAATACGTCTGTGTCTCCGCAGGTCGCCCGTCTGAACCCTGCTGGTACTGCCTGAGGTCCCTCGATTCAGAGTATCGTCCTGAGACTCCTGAACAGGTTTTTCTGATCTAGACACTAGATGGCTTGAGCCAGACTCATGCACTGAAAAAGGGGCAAAGCTCTTCATTATTATAAACATGATAGCCTTGTTGACTTTTACGGGGAATAAGAATTAACACAAGACACGATAAGAGGAAACACTGTTTGtaacattacatttgtttagcTGAAAGCTATTCCCAATAAGTGTACCCAACCATGTGGATACAACCCAAGACTTTTAAGAACCAGTGCATCTTCATCAAATATGCCATAAAACATGGAAATTTAATAGGCCAAGGTGCAGTATGAACACATGAGCTTTCAGTCTGCGACAGAAGATGTGTAGAGTTTCTGCCGGCCTGATATCGATAGGGCCAACACGTTCTCACTGCCAGCTCTTCAAATATGTCAGCTTGGCCAGTGGCTTTAAGCGTCATGAGTGATTATGGCTCAGGAGGCAGATTGATTAGTCTACTCATTGGATGGCCAGTAGTTCACTCCACAGATCATCCAGCCACTGGGTGTTCTTAGGTGAGATAGTGATCCCTAAATTTCTCCTGATTGGTGTGTGAGAATGCCCAAGTGTAGAAATATCCTGGGGCActtttgtgttctgtttcagctcctgtctctttaaggcacCCCTACCGAATACccggtctgctctgattggtcatctcaaacacacctgagcaAGCCGCACTAACCactaacaacagagcagcagtgcTTAATCAGTTCTTATGTGCCAAACCAGCCGCCAGGCATGAATTATGCAAATCTctgacatggtgacataatgtgatgtcacaaagtcaggagtagtgttttctgtgggaggaCAGTAAGTTTGTATggaacaaattatttttattaaagaCATATCATGTGATGTGTGGCAGAaatacaaccctgattccaaagAAGTTGGAACGCTTTgcaaaagttaaataaaaacagaatacagtgCAAAGACGAGATATTGGAAGTAAGAAGAACCACAGTTCCACAGTCCCAACTTTCTAAGGAATCTCATGGAGGAGACTGAATCTGGCGCTTGATAAACTCCATCCAATTCAGTTTTTTCTCTGAATGTAAGACGTGCTGGTTCAAATCTCAAACATGAGCTGGAAAATCCACTATACAGTTCCCCCTCCCCTATTGCTGTGTTGCAGGAGGACTCAGATCCTTTGTCAccactgccctctagtggacaGAGAGTGAACTACCAGACAGACCCCCGGCCTCACTTTGGCGTAGCCTGGTCCTCCCACTCCACATGTCGCCCCCTGTGGGGCAGCGAGGGGCCCTGCTGGGGGCAAAGAAACCAGGAGGTGCCTGATCAGACGCACACCTGCCCTCACTGCAATCTGGGGCTGCCTGCTGACACACTGCGCTGGCATGAGGTTGGCACAGACGCATGtaaacacacgcagacacaaatAGAGACGGGCTCACAGTTTCCACCAAACATACCACAGCTCATGTCAGTGTTTGCTCGCAGGGCCTCTGACCGTTGTCTTTCTCCCTGCACAGGCCAAGTGTCTGCTGTTTGAAGGGCTGAGGAGCTCGAAGAAATAAACACAGGCGTTGACGCGCAGTCCTCGACGAACGATGCTGTCTCTCTGTGTATTAATGCTCTCAGGAATTATGTTGCGCCCAAAAGCTGTGTGCAATGTCTCCTTCTGCTTGTAAACAACGGCCTGTTTACACCTCAGCTTAGCCATGTTCATTCCTTTCATAGTGAGACTTGGTGTTTGATTTCAGTGATATTTTTATTGATGtattaatacaaataaactGCATGTGTACACAGTCAATCAATGTCGAgtcaatgaaatgaaatgctcTTTTGGTCTGTTGAAAGGGAGGACGTAGGCCCCTGTTTGCTGTTTATCAATATATAAAGTAAGAGAGAGTTCTAACTGTTTCTTTCTTATATACGCGGGTCCAAATGGGGGTAATCATGAATAAACGAGGGCCCACTTAGTAAAATCATTCCTCACTCTTTCATTAGTAGCTACTCATATTTTTGTGTGCCTTGTTGCCCTGttacctctttttctttccGTTATTCTATACATTATACATATTCTGTGTTTCACGATGGTCTGATAACCAGTTCGGACCCTTTCTGAATAGCTTATAGGTTTCAATGAATGGCTCTATCAATAgttaaagcaacaatatgtaaCTTTCTAGAGGTAGCTAGGCTGTCGGCTTGGGTCGGCGTTCAACACTTACtgatctttctccagaattgctTTAAAACTTACACAGTGTTGCTTTAATAGATTATTGATGAAGTGTTTCCGACAGCCTTTTAAAGAACACGTTTGGGGATTGTACAGTGCTCTCTTTGTTAAAGATATGAAGGAGACATTAATGAGTGCTTACAGGCTACACTTTTTCTCAATAGTGTCTCCCTTCAGGTTTGTTTTGAATTTCcctatttctattttttttcttttttaatattgtgCCAGCCTCTCTACTTCCCATTCCCTCTCTTCTTTCGGGTCGTTCCTAGTTGCATCTTAGGTTAATGGCTACAAAGGTGGTTTCCGAGGACTACAGCGGGCGATCTTTGCAAAAAATTCAGAACGTATAAACAGGACTTTTTCTAACTCAAAGCCTTTTGGCCTGAAACCATGTGTCGGATAAATATACTGCACAGAGTTCAAGCGACCCATTGAAGAAGTTACTAAAAGGAACGTCATCAGCGTATTAGCAGACTTCCCGGAATTCAGTTAAAACTCCCCTGAGAGCCTTCATTTAAGACTACACCTGTGATTGGAAATTGCTTTGGGTTTTAGCCGttgtgtcaaaatgtcaaaggaACTGAAATTTGTTTGTAGTATTTTTGACAGCAATAAAAGATAACATTTGGGTTACTGAACATGTTTGCTCATGTTCAGTCACCTTAAATCTGAAAAACATTGACAGTATAGGGCTTTGGGAACAGTGTCTTGTtctaagtttgttttttgttaccTCTGTTTTACTCTCATTGGAATTTGTACAAACATGGGCATGCCACAGACAGCAGGACTGATAATTCAAGCTGCAGCATCCCTTCCTTAAATCCATAATGTCTCACAATAAAGGGataattcaaacaaaaatgtagaagGAAATTGTCCCAGTGCCAAATAGAGAAGAAGGCCCTCAGGAGGAAGATTACTGTGGAGGAGACGACTCAGGCCTAATGCAGTTCGGGGCTCACTTCCTGATCCGTGTTTGAGGCAGGTGTTCAGCTTTCCTCCTGAACTTGATCGCATTGATTGCAGACCTGGTTTGCCATAACTGGCACCATGTCAtgcgctctccctctctctggcgCTACCGGTCAGAGGCCCGGATCCAGGCAGTGTCCTGTGGCCTATGCCCGCTCTCTGGGAGTCCACCTGGAGAGGCTTGAGGTAGGTGTGTGTCCTCCCTGCATGTCATTGGCAGCCTGGCAACTACATGTAGCCTTTTGTGTCCACAGAGTACAGGCCCCACTGCAGCCTCCTAAGCTCACAGGGCTGGAGTTGGACCGGACCTCCTTGATCTTGGGGCTCAGAAACTCTTTAATAGACCGTCTGATCCGCTTCCTCCACAGAGGATCCTCAAAACTCACCTCTCTTTATCTGAACAGGATGCAAAACAACATGAGTCATGTAAGTGCAACACCAGTTTAAAGATAATGCATCAGCAGATATGTCACTGCCTCCGGTGGTAATCAAAAGATAAGCCGGATCTCATTAACTGAGGTCTAAAGGACCGGAGGTGTTCAGTATATCAGTGGATGAATCGTTGACTGAATGAATCCTCGAGCTGGACCGAATGTACTGAATCATCAGTTATCACTCACCAAATCGAATCTCGCAGTGGAAGTAACTGACAGCTCATTTGTTATTTACAGAATTTTACATTCTAGACAAAAGCTTTTCTAAAGGCGGCACAATTTACGGAAACTGCCAAGAGGTTTAAATGTACGTTTATTCAAGGATCCCTGttagaaacacacaaatgtgcCTCAAGTCTTCCTGGGGTCCCGAACATACACAACACAATACAGACAACAGAAATACAAACTATTTAGAATttgaaaacaatcaaacaagCTGTGTAGACACACAAATGAAAGAATTAGGGATGAGGTCGTGGTAGAGTGCAAGCAGTACAATTCAGAATACACAGGGGGAAAAAGGAAGTCTGCAGATTTTACAGTATTATTATTTCACTAAACTGATTAGTCTATGTAGAAATGACCAATGCTGTCCTGAATTCCTTAATAAACATCATTCCACTGTGAGTATGGAGAATTTTCGACTTTTATTTGAGTTGGGTCTCTTTAAAATGGAAGGAGAAAGGTAATGCACTATAAAATCTGACGAAGGGGCTGTAGTTTTAATAAAACCATCGAGGAAACGGATTACCTCAAAATGATCACTTAAATTAGACGATGGCGGCAAGATGGGTGGACTTGGCCAACATTTTCCCACTGACTGCGTTTTGGACgagcaccatcatcaggtcagcAAGAAGTAAAGGGATTAGCCCCAATGAAACTACTTAACTGTTTTACGTACATGGCCGAAGTGTGTTGCCACCGAAGGCCGTCATTGAAAAACCAGGGATGaaagacacacgcacacacacgcacacacacacacacacacacacacacacacacacacacacacacgcacgcacacacacacacacacacacacaagcctgcaCGGCCCAAATGGTTTAAATTCATTTTGCCAGTTTATCCACTAAAATGTTCCTCTTGGTGAGATAAAAGTGTAGCTGTTGTAAGATCAGTGTGAAAGATACACCCTGGGTGGAGGcacaaaagtggaaaaaaagtgaagaaaaaataaaatccccCCGTTGAAAATGAAACCCCCCCTCAGGTTTCCTTTGTTCAATTCAGTCTCTGATTCatcttctctctccagctggtcagcGGTGACTCACGGGCAATTTTGACATCAAGCCGCCCCGACCTAAACGTCTGGCTTACAGGGGACCAAGCCGTCGATACTTTCTGCTTTGTGAAGATTCTTCTGCCTGAGATTCCCCTGACAGTATTCAGCATGACAGCTTCCTATTCCACCAAACCCAAACTGGAGCGCCACGCCTCTCCTCTTTGACATGCTGACTGAGTGCAGGCACTGTGTTCAGGTCAGGGCGCTGAGCAATGCAGCGTTACAAAGTGTAGAGAAATGTCACTCTATGGGTGATCGTGATGACTAGCCACATCATTACGTCCTGTCTGtctactacaactactactcAGAGGATGAATCGTACAGACCATGGGCGCCACTATGATGTTCAAATTTGTGCTTATGAGAGAAATGTCTCAGCAAATATTCTGGATGGATTACCATGAAATTTGCTACACAAATTCGGGTACCCCCCCCAAAATCAAGTGTAGCTACTTTGACATACCCCTCACTTTTCTTCTAGCGACATCATCATTTGGTCAAAATTTCATGTTGTCCAATTACATTTATGACTAAATATTCTCAGAGCTAATTGCTTTCCCACCAGCCTCAGGTGTACTTTCTATGTAACCATTTATAGCAATTTACACATATTAATCACACTTTGGATAGTGTGTTCACTCTTGCCTTATGGATGTATCGGATTAACTGGATTCAACAAGAACATTGTTATCTGTAACAACGGCAAAATAAGTTTTACACATATTTTGAAAAGTCTATACATGACAATTCTAAGTAGATTTATTGAATTATAAGTTATGTTTGGAGAAAAGAATGTGTCTTTTGGGGACATTTCTGTGAAGAACCAAATTAATTGCAGTCAGGTTAGTACATTTAAACAATGTGAATGTCTATTTGTAGCATCTTAACCTGGACCCGAGCAACAGGAGGGAATCACTGGAcaaggagctgctggagctggttTTCTGGATATCAGCACCGTGATGCCGCACATCAGACTGAGTCGAAGAAACTCACTCAACAAGATCAGAAACAGGAACTGCATCTGGACATGGAGCTACTGAGATGTATTTTCACACCATGATAACTAACGCTTGATGTCTTCCAGGTGAGAATCTACTCAGCGAGTAGCAGAGAAGTAAGAACAGCTGAAGGAGATAATGTCCTCCCACCTGAATCTTCTTCATCAACTGGATTTTAATGCCACCATCATCAACCCCTATGTTAATCAGTTATCAGCAGCAAAGTTGATCAGCGcacataaagataaaaaaataaaataaatgtgttccaTCTTTTTAACAGCtattaaacaaaatgtttgttatACTTTGGAGTTCTGACAGTGACTGTCTCTGCTCCTGTCTATGTTTTTCTCAGGGAGGTGGGGGTTGTGTGGAAACCCTGACCTACTTTCATTATAATGGGTGATGGGGgggaggcagtgtgtgtgtgtgtgtgtgtgtgtgtgtgtgtgtgtgtgtgtttgttctggcATGGCTAGAGCACTATTTAAGGGAGCTTGGATTAAGAGGCGGCAGCAATATGCTCAGCTCTTGATTGTAGGCTCGTGACACGCTACCGAGGGAGTTAGGTCCATTGTGTGGCTTTAATCTTATTCAGCTAATTTcttctaattattattatgattacaACATCTCTCTGAGTATACAAGTATTAGTCCCTCTGTTACTACATGCTTGAACACTCACTATAAATACCTCTACATACTTGGATATATATTTAACGTACAGTCGTTTCCATTCTATTCCAGGCAATTCCAATGTAGCGTGATGCCACAGCCTATTGCTATCTGCTCGCCTTGCACGAGCAATATGCTGTGTACATAAGTACATGATTAGGTAAtaaaactttagttaatagttatttcgcTGTTTTAAGCAATTGctaaggtttataaacatcaatTGCAACTTGATAATGGACCAtattcacatggcggccattttcctctgacataatgctcaaatgttgttctgacaaATATAATTTCACACCTCCTTGATTGATCAGTAAGCAAAAAGTCAAGGGATAGTGAAaatgggagggacatcggcttgtatttctatgtaaaaCAACCTTTTTCAAGCTTCCGTCTGGTGTTAGCATTCAACAGCCTCCTTGCTAGCATAGCTGTTCGAGAGTTTTACACGATACAGTAGGAAAAGCAGAAATTAATTCTAAAATATCAACTCAGATACTGGACAGGATGTAGCCTAACCAAACTGTAATattagctaggaagtggctaaatgctaacattagctgttgtctGACGGAAGTTAatatcaaaaatgttgttttatgaGTGGTCATTTTCCTCATCTTCCCATCTTCCTGGTAACCTCAGATGTCGGATCAGTTTGAAAAATCTTGATTATTTCACTGCcacctgattgatcagcaactgtaAAGATGGATAGCTTATTCTGGGGGGACACTGGACTATATTTAAGGTATAACTGATTAGCTTCCATTACAAAACAACCACATTCTCGTTATGGCTTGAGACTATAGGATCGGGAAATGCAGAAAATAATTTGGAAAATACCAACACACATCTCAGAGACATTTGTCTAAAACTGGAAGTAAAATATGCAGGGAGGGTGTAATCAAATGGTAACTTTAGATAGGAATTTcttgaatgctaacatcagctaataCGTTTTACCTTGAACTATGGCTCAATGTGATTTTCACTATATGTATATCAGCTTTTCGGTTGCTGATAAATTGGCAAACTGTAAAATGATAACAACTTGTCTACTTTTATATGACTTGCAACATCCAACACAGCAGCATTACATCATGCCAGCGGTCATGTTTTCCCGCtctgaggaaaatggccgccgtgtgaCTACAAGATCACGGAACGATTGatagatgaaaaaaagaaacagatatGAACCAGATCAGCATTGATTATTTTctgcattcttcttctttttcaaaacctggtgtcTCCATTACctacaatgcaatttagcctcTAAGTGACAACACTTGAGGGCATTCAAGATAACATCCAGCTTCTGCCACAAAAAGATATACTACCTTTATTCCCCCACAGTAGTATACTTTGTAAAAtgggtggagttaccctttaccGGTTTATTAAGCATTTCAATTTTTAACAGTGATGTAACCACTTAATAAGCTTTGATTATTGAGTATATCTATTTACCATAGAGATTAAATATTTGATCTGAAATGGTACAATTTGTATTCTATGTTTTGAATATGATGTAATATTACTTCACATTGGTGTTAAATGTTGTCGGATATTATAGTTGTTGACAGTCTCGCCACATCAGTAAAGCAGCATCCTCCACGCTATTGGTCTGCAGACATCATGCACCGTCACATGACATGAGTAATGGCATTAGACGGCGTGCTGAGCCAATGGCCTGCCCCATCACCTGACCGCTCTTTGAATATTGATGCTCCCTCAGCGCctctcagtgttgttgttgtctgacattgacatttttttttttatagccaCCGACCACCGACATGTCCTCGCTGCTGAAGCCGTTCTCGGTGTGTGAGGGGCCGTGCGAGAGCTGCGGTGTCAGGCGAGGATGCCCGGGCTCGGCTCCGCATCATCAGCCTTCATCCCGGCGTCTGGCCGCCGCCGCAGCTGCCGCGGGGCCGGGCTCTCTGCCGACCCACCAGCGCTCGTACGCGGCGAGGAGAAACCTGGCGGCGGCTGCGATCGGAGGGAGGAAACTGACGCATCCTGGAAAGGCCATCCTTGCAGGTTGGTTTTTGCATCGCAGTTATTCATCCCTCTGGTTTCCCCCCCTCCATCATGTTAGCCTACTGCTCTCCGCACAGTGCAGTCTAATCTCAATCTGTCGCCCATTAAAGGCAATCCGTGCAGAACTGGGTCACCCAGTCAGTCAGGAGTGATGCTACAGCAGCTGCATGATgcatttggggtttttttccctGCATTTATTTGCCATGCCTTATTGAGTTAAAGTGAAACGTGTGTAAATATGCTTTTATGCCGCGTTTAGACTGTACATCCATTTGCCCTCAGCTGATCTCTGCAGCTCGGCACAGACGCTGCCGTTGATTCACATCACATCAGCATATGATtaaacacaaaagacacacCAGGCATGACCCAGCATCAGCACCACCCTGCGATTAATTGAAATGCAAATGCTGGGAGCTCCTTCCTGACAGAACATTCAGGAACAGTCCCGCACAGTGAGTCAACAAATCTCCAGGGCTGTGCTTCTCCCTCACTCTCAGGTGGCATCGCAGGAGGAATCGAGATCTGCATCACCTTCCCCACAGAGTACGTGAAGACCCAGCTGCAGCTCGATGGGAGAGCCAACCCGCCGAGATACAGAGGGATCGGTAGGTCACTGGTACATGTGtgactgctgactgactgtcagGTTTGTGTGCTTCATATTCTGCTGGGTTACTCACTCttggatgctgtgtgtgtgtgtgtgtgtgtctgtgtgtgtgtgtacgcaggTGACTGTGTGAAGTTGACTGTGCAGGATCACGGGCTCAGAGGGTTGTATCGAGGTCTCAGCTCCCTGCTCTATGGATCAATACCCAAGTCTGCAGTGAGGTGATGATGCAcacatgaatatatatatagagtaGTTATTATGTGACAGATTTGATGTACAACTACACAGTTTGGCTTAACTAGAACAGCACATTTGCAACACTTCGGCTGTTTTTTGGTCCaaagaacatcagaaaacactgaaaaaagtggcaTGACAGTTCCCAAGAGCTCAAGTGGTctcatcaggtttttttttttgttcgacCAGCTGCCCAAAACCCCAAGATGTTTCAATTCACATTCaggaaaaagcagcaaattgtCACCTTGGGGAAACTGCAACCATCAATTGATTGCTTCCtctgcttgaaaaatgaatcaACGATTTAACAACGAATCAGTTATCAATTATTATCTGTGAGTCAGCTGACCATCAACGATACTACAGCCTCACTGGAGCAGGTTCACTGGCACGACCAGTGAGTCACCGATTTCACGACACTTGAATTCCATCACGCAAATGTTCCCCTATTGTCATTTCATCCTCCCCGTCAGGTTTGGCACGTTCGAGATGCTCAGCAACCCGATGCGAGATCACACAGGTCGGCTAGACAACACGCGGAGCCTCCTGTGTGGTTTAGGAGCAGGTATAGCGGAGGCCATTGTGGTCGTCTGCCCCATGGAGACGCTCAAGGTTAATCTAAGAAgctcttccaaaaaaaaaaaaaaaacatgtccgGTTTTTACCGAATGAGCAACAGACTGATGAAATCTTCCCTCGTCCTCCAGGTGAAGATGATCCACGACCAGTGTTCCCTCAGACCGCGCTACAGAGGCTTCTTTCACGGCGTCAGTGAGATAATCAGAGAACAGGGTAAGACAGCGGGACGGATCGGCGGTCACTTCGGCTCCTGGTCATGAGAGCTGAGTCTGTAACGGCTGGTATGCACGTGTTGTTTGTGCGTAGAGCTAAAACACAATCTGCTGGACTCATTTAGGTGTGAGGGGGACGTATCAAGGTCTGACAGCGACCGTGCTGAAACAAGGAACCAATCAGGCCATCCGGTTCTATGTGATGAACCTATTGCGCAATTGGTACAAAGGTGAGAAAAGCCACTTATCGCAAAGCAAAATCAAATGTCCCTGCCTCTTTTTTTCGATTCGA
This genomic window from Sparus aurata chromosome 13, fSpaAur1.1, whole genome shotgun sequence contains:
- the LOC115593968 gene encoding uncharacterized protein LOC115593968 → MEGEREEQGESTRSVTTSTQADAPTLNGSEDSEGSQNLQEPEEDSKGDSGAGDGEVEASQVGEYLCIGDEETPVKETLVATNTQDNADCLPLPPLTPQDELAPPSVSPHPSSAQSRPSEPCWYCLRSLDSEYRPETPEQEDSDPLSPLPSSGQRVNYQTDPRPHFGVAWSSHSTCRPLWGSEGPCWGQRNQEVPDQTHTCPHCNLGLPADTLRWHEAKCLLFEGLRSSKK
- the slc25a1a gene encoding tricarboxylate transport protein A, mitochondrial, with protein sequence MSSLLKPFSVCEGPCESCGVRRGCPGSAPHHQPSSRRLAAAAAAAGPGSLPTHQRSYAARRNLAAAAIGGRKLTHPGKAILAGGIAGGIEICITFPTEYVKTQLQLDGRANPPRYRGIGDCVKLTVQDHGLRGLYRGLSSLLYGSIPKSAVRFGTFEMLSNPMRDHTGRLDNTRSLLCGLGAGIAEAIVVVCPMETLKVKMIHDQCSLRPRYRGFFHGVSEIIREQGVRGTYQGLTATVLKQGTNQAIRFYVMNLLRNWYKGDDPRKEMHPIVTAMFGATAGAASVFGNTPLDVVKTRMQGLEAHRYKNTVDCAFQILKQEGPQAFYKGTVPRLGRVCLDVAIVFVIYEEVVKLLNNVWKTQ